The following proteins come from a genomic window of Iamia sp. SCSIO 61187:
- a CDS encoding sensor histidine kinase KdpD, with the protein MTDDGPADDGPTADELTAVEIIATVSHELRSPLTSIKGFTSLLLSRWDGIADDRKKEMLEAVRHDADRVTRMLTELLDISRLEAGRLHLSPRPLEIGPLIRSIVDKVAMVEPDLDVTIDLADDLPEVVADADKVEQVLTNLVENAAKYGSPVGLRIAARADGDEVSVAVADRGAGIPAEDLDRVFARFYRREEGRPTGTGLGLWISRGLVEAHGGRLVAESVEGEGSTFTFTLPIAGPPA; encoded by the coding sequence GTGACCGACGACGGCCCCGCCGACGACGGCCCCACGGCCGACGAGCTGACCGCCGTCGAGATCATCGCCACCGTCAGCCACGAGCTGCGCAGCCCCCTGACCAGCATCAAGGGGTTCACCAGCCTCCTGCTGTCGCGCTGGGACGGGATCGCCGACGACCGCAAGAAGGAGATGCTCGAGGCCGTCCGCCACGACGCCGACCGGGTCACCCGGATGCTCACCGAGCTGCTCGACATCTCCCGTCTGGAGGCGGGGCGGCTCCACCTGAGCCCCCGCCCCCTCGAGATCGGTCCGCTGATCCGGTCGATCGTCGACAAGGTCGCCATGGTCGAGCCCGACCTCGACGTCACCATCGACCTGGCCGACGACCTCCCCGAGGTCGTGGCCGATGCCGACAAGGTCGAGCAGGTCCTCACCAACCTGGTCGAGAACGCGGCCAAGTACGGCAGCCCCGTCGGGCTGCGGATCGCCGCCCGGGCCGACGGCGACGAGGTCTCCGTCGCCGTGGCCGACCGGGGCGCCGGGATCCCGGCCGAGGACCTCGACCGCGTGTTCGCCCGGTTCTACCGGCGTGAGGAGGGCCGGCCCACCGGCACCGGCCTCGGCCTGTGGATCAGCCGGGGCCTGGTCGAGGCGCACGGCGGCCGCCTCGTGGCCGAGTCCGTCGAGGGCGAGGGCAGCACCTTCACCTTCACCCTCCCGATCGCCGGACCTCCGGCCTGA
- the rpmI gene encoding 50S ribosomal protein L35 → MPKMKTHSGAAKRFKRTGTGKLRRGQAGMNHILEKKPSKRTRRLTGDVDVAKGDADRISRMLGDR, encoded by the coding sequence ATGCCCAAGATGAAGACCCACTCCGGCGCGGCCAAGCGCTTCAAGCGCACCGGCACCGGCAAGCTCCGGCGCGGCCAGGCCGGGATGAACCACATCCTCGAGAAGAAGCCCTCGAAGCGCACCCGCCGCCTCACCGGCGACGTCGACGTGGCCAAGGGCGACGCGGACCGCATCAGCCGGATGCTCGGCGACCGCTAG
- the pheS gene encoding phenylalanine--tRNA ligase subunit alpha — protein sequence MTTPDDIERMGAAAVERLRAAPDLDALTAVLAEVTGKGSDLGAVKRGMGQLDAEARKQLGQTLNRVNGDVGRAAAERRAELEAAARRVRLEAERLDLTEVRPTTGAGHLHLVTQTMEELEDVFTGLGFAVAEGPEVEDDWHNFTGLNIPAYHPARDMQDTFFVDRGEPGDVVLRTHTSPVQLRVMEQQGPPIYIVVPGRVHRNEARDATHLATFHQLEALVVDEGITFGHLAGTIEAFTAAYFGEGFTSRLRPSYFPFTEPSAEFDIRRPDGTWLELGGCGMVHPNVLRNGGIDPERYTGFAFGFGIDRLALARHGVPDLREILSVDVRFLEQF from the coding sequence ATGACGACGCCCGACGACATCGAGCGCATGGGCGCGGCAGCGGTCGAGCGGCTGCGCGCCGCGCCGGACCTCGACGCCCTCACCGCGGTGCTCGCCGAGGTGACCGGCAAGGGGTCGGACCTCGGCGCCGTGAAGCGGGGGATGGGCCAGCTCGACGCCGAGGCCCGCAAGCAGCTGGGCCAGACCCTCAACCGGGTCAACGGCGACGTGGGCCGGGCCGCGGCCGAGCGCCGGGCCGAGCTCGAGGCCGCGGCCCGCCGGGTCCGGCTCGAGGCCGAGCGGCTCGACCTGACCGAGGTCCGCCCCACCACCGGCGCCGGCCACCTCCACCTGGTGACCCAGACCATGGAGGAGCTGGAGGACGTCTTCACCGGGCTGGGGTTCGCCGTCGCCGAGGGCCCCGAGGTCGAGGACGACTGGCACAACTTCACCGGGCTCAACATCCCCGCGTACCACCCGGCCCGGGACATGCAGGACACCTTCTTCGTCGACCGGGGCGAGCCCGGAGACGTGGTGCTCCGCACCCACACCTCACCGGTCCAGCTGCGGGTGATGGAGCAGCAGGGCCCGCCGATCTACATCGTCGTCCCCGGCCGGGTGCACCGGAACGAGGCCCGCGACGCCACCCACCTGGCCACGTTCCACCAGCTCGAGGCCCTGGTCGTCGACGAGGGGATCACCTTCGGCCACCTGGCCGGGACCATCGAGGCCTTCACCGCCGCCTACTTCGGCGAGGGCTTCACGTCGCGGCTGCGGCCGTCGTACTTCCCCTTCACCGAGCCGTCGGCCGAGTTCGACATCCGCCGCCCCGACGGCACCTGGCTGGAGCTGGGCGGCTGCGGGATGGTCCACCCCAACGTGCTGCGCAACGGCGGCATCGACCCCGAGCGCTACACCGGGTTCGCCTTCGGGTTCGGCATCGACCGGCTGGCCCTGGCCCGCCACGGCGTGCCCGACCTGCGCGAGATCCTCTCGGTCGACGTGCGCTTCCTGGAGCAGTTCTGA
- the rplT gene encoding 50S ribosomal protein L20, which translates to MARVKRSVHSKKHRKATLERAKGYYGNKSRSYRAANEQVMHSLQYAYRDRRAKKGEFRKLWIQRINAACRENGMSYSRFISGLRLAQVEVDRKVLADLAVTDPKAFAALVKVAAEAQPAA; encoded by the coding sequence ATGGCCCGCGTCAAGCGATCCGTCCACAGCAAGAAGCACCGCAAGGCCACGCTCGAGCGCGCCAAGGGGTACTACGGCAACAAGAGCCGCTCGTACCGCGCCGCCAACGAGCAGGTGATGCACTCCCTGCAGTACGCCTACCGCGACCGCAGGGCCAAGAAGGGCGAGTTCCGCAAGCTCTGGATCCAGCGCATCAACGCGGCCTGCCGGGAGAACGGCATGTCCTACAGCCGCTTCATCAGCGGCCTGCGCCTGGCCCAGGTCGAGGTCGACCGCAAGGTGCTGGCCGACCTCGCCGTCACCGACCCGAAGGCGTTCGCCGCCCTGGTGAAGGTGGCGGCCGAGGCCCAGCCCGCCGCCTGA
- a CDS encoding RNA methyltransferase: MSAPSRTPPPPEPLSPRNPRVVGLGRLARQRRARDAEDRFVVDGPVLLGDAVRDGVVVEDVFVDPEAADRPEVEAAVAAAVAAGGRAWTVTGGLRPHVEVATPHGVAAVARRPEGVTRPGRGTAPLHVVLVGVADPGNVGTLLRTAEAVGAASLVVGEGTADPWAPKVVRASAGSVWRVPLRAEPVGEALERLAAEGVARVGTSGGDGVAPHLLDLRGPVALVLGNEAHGLPAAVAPGIDSWATLPMEGAVESLNVAVAGSVLAFEVVRQRAVEAAP; this comes from the coding sequence GTGAGCGCCCCGAGCCGAACCCCACCGCCGCCCGAGCCCCTGTCGCCCCGGAACCCCCGGGTCGTGGGGCTGGGGCGGTTGGCGCGCCAGCGGCGGGCCCGCGACGCCGAGGATCGCTTCGTCGTCGACGGGCCGGTCCTGCTGGGCGACGCCGTGCGCGACGGGGTCGTGGTGGAGGACGTCTTCGTCGACCCCGAGGCCGCCGACCGGCCCGAGGTCGAGGCGGCCGTGGCCGCCGCCGTCGCCGCCGGCGGCCGGGCCTGGACCGTCACCGGCGGGCTGCGCCCCCACGTCGAGGTGGCCACCCCCCACGGCGTGGCTGCCGTCGCCCGCCGCCCGGAGGGCGTCACCCGTCCGGGGAGGGGGACCGCGCCGCTCCACGTCGTACTGGTGGGGGTGGCTGATCCCGGCAACGTCGGCACCCTGCTGCGCACGGCGGAGGCGGTGGGGGCGGCGTCGCTCGTCGTCGGCGAGGGCACGGCCGATCCGTGGGCGCCCAAGGTCGTCCGGGCCTCGGCCGGGTCGGTGTGGCGGGTGCCGCTGCGCGCCGAGCCCGTCGGCGAGGCCCTCGAGCGCCTGGCCGCCGAGGGCGTGGCCCGGGTCGGGACCTCCGGCGGCGACGGCGTCGCGCCCCACCTCCTCGACCTCCGGGGGCCGGTCGCCCTGGTCCTGGGGAACGAGGCCCACGGCCTGCCCGCGGCCGTGGCGCCGGGCATCGACTCCTGGGCGACGCTGCCGATGGAGGGGGCCGTGGAGTCCTTGAACGTCGCCGTGGCCGGCTCGGTGCTGGCCTTCGAGGTGGTGCGCCAGCGCGCCGTGGAGGCGGCGCCGTGA